Proteins found in one Roseimicrobium gellanilyticum genomic segment:
- a CDS encoding RHS repeat protein, producing the protein MKLSQSPSCSLRAFYRRWFVFGHGAQLLAALLCMLGPVQSQYQPDTNGNPVWNSTDPEPSEGPDYSDADSDALQGWYENFLGTNPYSPDTDSDLITDFDEVFTTGTDPLDTDTDDNGHTDFEDHLASVDPSGDYDNDALLNENDPFPNDYSNYSSVNNIPWYGNVVADDDHDSIPNWNDPEPYPPANDVDSDGIENSLDPFPGDYTNYSSINNTAWYGAALQDNDGDLLLNWQDPMPDDWDQDGDGLLLSEETALGTSDTDVDSDDDGLTDYEEAVVYQNMGVSPTNAHSLSGQYTDWYMVDMTDSDYGGIPDRIEQHYGLNPSDEWDDIHGDLDGDGVSNVSAYQQGWYLGAQYQARYDRDNDGMTDVWELTWGLNIEDPTDAYDDPDGDYVFNVEEYVRNTHPTVADSDSNPANGDDFQFAFSITSASLGLNQTDLGNDGRAYNDDWDADGHDNRTEVLAGSDPRDADSLPVSAGVPSGTPPTVGWSGNQSGANNGGSSAQTPSVMPLLPGIVKEFDFTEYLPPLSQYHDDLRWQARGGLVYHYVNRTRYEGEITEEEAWSSLRSAPDGYGFFGLTWETAQDVSPTRPVLPMGDWVVLSDGVLEQPDLWDHFNYGLESEYYTWWDSSTSSSVEYSMLLGSNGQTPSNVVANWENYSRTSIEQQQVLRLHVAGGANKPITKKFRVARTVFDLYAPPEERVTSISWVGGIQTMTLAMGQESSSQTILLESSGSDLAYGPQRAVRYVPIPVHNSPFTLAATDGAGPRYRKVGLNGTPIPDDKPQVQDESGEIPEETYVDAYSRLLRHSVSDVYVSVESSLMPFAVRRDLTPESYSARSGLRPLERPDRPFGMGWTSNLTPHIRFEDSGTRAVVTDEQGSTVVFVRMLPAMGLESLPRPWIHSRQEKQHGETRFDTLEEVVIGGTTYLQYKKKFGTACMFETSTFSQSFPHDRLTGSDGLNRLDYARLLWVQDRLGNRLVYTYPVSEDDPPRAFKTLIPRTIHDPERPALRMDIIQNDGRITTVRGPSGEFINYNYTLLGEGVNAIPVLQSVTRGGNTVGYGYQVAYETDPTPDPEAPGPVNVTTHLELNRITDERGKNYNFEYILNHSQKFVQWSVGDLITRIQTGLPRLLTSVTMPGGTVVNFSGTRQVGINVEGELIESAVQTTVSGPAGNYTYTFTEPDIFIPLLPDPGDEMSTSRSLTLTFKKMALSSAAGIETFEFNAEAGMALASATDVSGNTTLFNYEDVWEGPAEQVGYFDDPTSQENALQGVKSFTYDAATRVLKSVTDERGTRTEYTIEPVTGLRLQERVIPSGGGSPLRITDYAYADLDYDGFLTKRTVQSNTTAIGDMVTEYEPDDNGRVCNEIVRVAGGMESITSYTYTGNGSKKTVKDPRGYTTTFEYEADTLRLKKVIHPDSTFKELSYDPHGNVLWERNEEGTKTFHEYDDLNRRTKSTVDLNGNGMAGARVTGGGTFSSGTDLVADYNGDLVTETSYNVFNLPVTVKDPRGVMAEHEYDNMGRLTKTTVNSTGITSEKLVSTFSYSGANSGGSIFSVSGFKPTSTTDPQGFVTTVEYDKLYRPVETTMVDTSHTTVQHVTTETEYDEVGNAISVTDPLGRITTTEYDGLNRPTEVHLPFGSGVPASVKQSFYTSAGQVWKSVDELGRTAYSFYDDAGRMIRAEAPVVDDGYGNMVRPVTRTAYDANGNVVAVQDPLGRVIQTEYDNRNRPVEVEMPYIADAMSGTWKQPMTTTEYDVMGRAIKVTDPLGHVTETGYDRLGRATGVKRPAVDVHGLGTLATYSRTKYDAGGNVLETIDARGRSVFNVYDPLGRMTRTTDPLGYQTNFKYDKGGNRTEVKDANNRLTQFVYDAQNRVLSETSVSHPLEGQGGNQTTSFGYDEVNKTSRTDAMGRQTTYAYDMRNRLSTVTYVGGAQGTRTYAYDAVGQLLSVTEGAQPAGNVSYTYDDLGRVSTEVSRGFTHAYSYDLAGNRIATAYGTGRSEARTFDALNRPVGITEGGRTTSYCYDLAGRAVGQLSGNGQWATSHYDAQGRLVRRTLREGTGGGS; encoded by the coding sequence ATGAAACTGTCTCAGTCCCCGTCTTGTTCCCTTCGCGCATTTTACCGCCGCTGGTTCGTGTTCGGTCATGGTGCTCAATTGCTGGCAGCGCTGCTGTGCATGCTGGGGCCGGTACAATCGCAGTATCAACCGGACACCAATGGCAATCCCGTCTGGAACTCGACAGACCCTGAGCCATCAGAAGGACCAGACTACAGCGATGCGGATAGCGATGCTCTGCAAGGTTGGTACGAGAACTTTCTGGGGACCAATCCCTACTCCCCCGACACGGACAGCGATCTCATCACAGACTTTGATGAGGTATTCACGACGGGCACGGACCCGTTGGATACTGACACCGATGACAATGGCCACACAGACTTCGAGGACCACCTGGCGTCAGTCGATCCGAGTGGGGACTATGACAACGATGCACTGCTAAACGAAAACGACCCTTTCCCGAACGACTACTCCAACTACAGCAGCGTAAATAATATTCCGTGGTACGGCAACGTGGTGGCTGATGATGACCACGACAGCATTCCCAACTGGAACGACCCCGAGCCATATCCACCCGCCAATGACGTCGACAGTGATGGAATCGAGAACTCATTGGATCCATTCCCGGGCGACTATACCAACTACAGCTCCATCAACAACACCGCGTGGTACGGAGCCGCACTGCAAGACAATGATGGCGATTTGCTGCTTAACTGGCAGGATCCCATGCCCGATGATTGGGACCAGGATGGTGATGGGTTGCTTCTGAGCGAGGAGACAGCCCTCGGAACCAGCGACACGGACGTGGATTCTGATGACGATGGACTCACGGACTATGAGGAAGCGGTGGTATATCAGAACATGGGAGTAAGTCCCACCAATGCTCACAGCTTGAGCGGCCAGTATACGGACTGGTACATGGTGGACATGACGGACTCGGACTACGGCGGAATTCCCGATCGCATCGAACAGCACTATGGGCTCAATCCCAGTGACGAATGGGATGACATCCATGGCGACTTGGATGGTGACGGGGTGAGCAATGTGAGCGCCTATCAACAAGGGTGGTATCTGGGGGCTCAATATCAGGCGCGATATGACAGGGACAACGACGGGATGACCGATGTTTGGGAGCTCACTTGGGGCTTGAATATTGAAGATCCCACCGATGCGTACGACGACCCGGACGGTGACTACGTGTTCAACGTGGAAGAATATGTGCGCAACACGCATCCGACAGTGGCTGATTCCGACTCCAATCCGGCCAATGGTGATGACTTCCAGTTCGCGTTCTCCATCACCTCAGCCTCGCTGGGACTCAACCAAACGGATCTCGGCAATGATGGTCGGGCATACAATGACGACTGGGATGCTGATGGACATGACAATCGGACCGAAGTGCTGGCAGGCAGTGATCCGCGAGATGCAGACTCTCTTCCGGTGAGTGCGGGTGTTCCTTCAGGTACTCCGCCGACAGTAGGGTGGTCAGGAAACCAGAGCGGTGCGAATAACGGGGGATCCTCGGCGCAAACTCCCTCCGTCATGCCGCTGCTACCGGGCATCGTAAAGGAGTTCGACTTCACTGAGTACCTGCCACCCTTGAGCCAGTATCATGACGATCTCCGCTGGCAGGCACGCGGTGGGCTGGTGTATCATTACGTGAACCGCACGCGGTATGAAGGGGAGATCACCGAAGAAGAGGCGTGGAGCAGCTTGCGCTCGGCGCCGGATGGCTACGGATTCTTTGGGCTTACTTGGGAGACTGCTCAGGACGTCTCTCCTACGCGCCCCGTTCTGCCGATGGGTGACTGGGTGGTGCTCAGCGATGGTGTCCTGGAGCAGCCAGATCTCTGGGACCATTTCAACTACGGCCTCGAGAGCGAGTATTATACGTGGTGGGATTCGAGCACCAGCAGCTCTGTGGAGTATTCCATGCTGCTGGGTTCGAATGGTCAGACTCCCTCAAATGTAGTGGCCAACTGGGAAAACTATTCCCGAACCAGCATCGAACAACAGCAGGTGCTCAGACTGCACGTTGCCGGAGGTGCCAACAAACCCATCACTAAAAAATTCCGAGTCGCGCGTACGGTGTTTGACTTGTACGCGCCACCTGAGGAGCGCGTTACGAGTATCAGTTGGGTGGGTGGCATCCAGACGATGACTCTCGCAATGGGCCAGGAGAGCAGCAGTCAGACAATCCTGTTGGAGTCCAGTGGTTCGGATCTTGCCTACGGCCCTCAGCGAGCAGTCAGGTATGTGCCCATTCCCGTACACAACTCTCCATTCACCCTCGCAGCAACGGACGGGGCTGGCCCGAGGTACCGCAAAGTTGGTTTGAATGGCACACCAATCCCAGATGACAAGCCGCAGGTGCAGGATGAATCGGGAGAAATTCCCGAGGAAACCTATGTTGACGCTTACTCCCGACTGTTGCGCCATTCCGTGAGCGATGTGTATGTCAGCGTCGAGAGCAGCTTGATGCCTTTTGCGGTGCGCCGGGATCTAACTCCGGAAAGTTATTCGGCGCGCTCAGGACTCCGCCCGTTGGAGCGACCGGACCGGCCTTTTGGCATGGGCTGGACGTCCAATCTGACACCTCATATTCGGTTTGAAGACAGTGGCACACGTGCCGTGGTGACCGATGAACAGGGAAGTACGGTCGTCTTTGTCAGGATGCTTCCGGCGATGGGATTGGAATCTCTGCCCAGGCCCTGGATTCACAGCCGACAGGAAAAACAGCACGGGGAAACGCGCTTTGACACCTTGGAGGAAGTGGTGATCGGCGGGACAACCTATCTCCAGTACAAGAAAAAATTCGGCACCGCGTGCATGTTTGAGACTTCAACGTTCTCGCAGAGCTTCCCCCATGACCGTCTGACCGGAAGCGATGGCCTCAACAGGCTGGACTATGCCAGGTTGCTGTGGGTGCAGGATCGGCTCGGCAATAGGCTGGTCTATACCTATCCGGTGAGTGAGGACGATCCGCCGAGGGCTTTCAAGACGCTGATTCCCCGCACCATCCACGATCCAGAGCGGCCGGCCCTCCGCATGGACATCATCCAAAACGATGGGCGTATCACCACCGTGCGCGGACCATCAGGTGAGTTCATCAATTACAACTACACGCTCCTCGGAGAAGGGGTGAACGCAATCCCGGTATTGCAGAGTGTCACTCGTGGGGGAAACACCGTTGGCTACGGTTATCAGGTCGCCTACGAAACGGATCCCACACCGGACCCAGAGGCGCCAGGTCCGGTAAACGTTACCACTCACCTTGAGTTGAATCGGATCACCGATGAGCGAGGTAAGAACTACAACTTTGAGTACATCCTCAACCACTCACAAAAATTCGTTCAATGGTCTGTGGGGGACTTGATTACCCGCATCCAGACGGGCTTGCCACGTCTGTTGACGAGCGTGACCATGCCCGGAGGAACGGTCGTCAATTTCAGCGGTACACGACAGGTGGGAATTAATGTCGAAGGGGAGCTGATCGAAAGTGCAGTGCAGACGACAGTGTCGGGGCCCGCGGGGAATTATACCTACACCTTCACCGAGCCGGATATCTTCATTCCGCTGCTGCCCGATCCGGGTGATGAGATGTCCACGAGCCGGTCGCTGACTCTGACCTTCAAGAAAATGGCGCTGAGCTCGGCGGCAGGTATTGAAACGTTCGAGTTCAACGCTGAGGCAGGCATGGCGCTGGCATCGGCTACGGATGTCAGCGGTAATACCACCCTGTTCAACTATGAAGACGTCTGGGAGGGACCCGCTGAGCAAGTCGGGTACTTTGACGATCCCACCAGCCAGGAAAATGCGTTGCAGGGCGTGAAAAGCTTCACGTACGATGCAGCGACCAGGGTGCTCAAGAGCGTGACCGATGAGCGTGGCACGCGTACGGAGTACACGATTGAGCCTGTGACCGGTCTGCGTCTGCAGGAGCGGGTCATTCCTTCAGGGGGAGGCTCACCCCTGCGCATCACGGACTATGCCTATGCGGATCTGGACTATGATGGCTTCCTGACCAAACGCACGGTGCAGTCCAATACGACGGCCATCGGGGACATGGTGACGGAATATGAGCCTGACGACAATGGACGCGTCTGCAACGAAATCGTCCGTGTGGCGGGAGGGATGGAGAGCATCACCTCGTACACCTACACTGGGAATGGCAGCAAGAAGACGGTGAAGGATCCCAGGGGATATACAACCACCTTCGAATATGAAGCGGACACCCTCCGCTTGAAAAAGGTCATCCATCCCGACAGCACCTTCAAGGAACTCAGCTACGACCCTCATGGGAACGTGCTGTGGGAGCGCAATGAGGAGGGGACGAAGACCTTCCACGAATATGACGACCTGAACCGCCGCACCAAGAGCACGGTGGACCTCAATGGCAATGGCATGGCCGGCGCGCGAGTGACGGGGGGTGGGACGTTCTCCTCGGGCACTGACCTCGTGGCGGACTACAACGGAGACCTCGTGACGGAGACCTCTTACAATGTCTTTAACCTGCCCGTGACGGTCAAGGACCCACGGGGTGTCATGGCTGAGCATGAGTATGACAACATGGGTCGGCTCACCAAGACGACGGTCAACTCGACGGGCATCACCTCGGAGAAGCTGGTCAGCACCTTCAGCTATAGCGGAGCCAATTCCGGAGGGAGCATTTTCTCCGTAAGTGGATTCAAGCCCACCAGCACCACGGACCCACAGGGGTTCGTGACCACGGTGGAGTATGACAAGCTGTATCGCCCTGTGGAAACCACCATGGTGGACACCTCCCACACCACCGTCCAGCATGTCACCACGGAAACGGAGTATGATGAAGTGGGCAATGCCATCAGCGTGACGGATCCCCTGGGCAGGATCACCACCACGGAGTATGACGGGCTGAACCGGCCCACGGAAGTGCATTTGCCCTTTGGGTCTGGTGTTCCTGCATCCGTGAAGCAGTCCTTCTACACTTCAGCCGGGCAGGTATGGAAGAGTGTGGATGAGCTGGGGCGCACTGCCTACAGCTTCTATGATGATGCCGGGCGGATGATTCGCGCGGAAGCGCCCGTGGTGGATGACGGGTATGGCAATATGGTGCGACCGGTGACCCGCACGGCCTACGATGCCAATGGCAATGTCGTTGCCGTGCAGGACCCGCTGGGCCGCGTGATTCAGACCGAGTATGACAATCGCAATCGCCCCGTGGAGGTTGAGATGCCATACATCGCGGACGCCATGAGCGGCACGTGGAAGCAGCCCATGACCACCACGGAGTATGACGTCATGGGACGTGCAATCAAGGTGACGGACCCTTTGGGTCACGTGACGGAGACCGGCTATGACCGCCTCGGCCGTGCGACCGGCGTGAAACGTCCTGCGGTGGATGTCCATGGACTGGGCACGCTCGCCACCTACTCCCGTACGAAGTATGATGCTGGCGGCAATGTCCTGGAGACGATCGACGCCCGCGGGCGCAGCGTGTTCAACGTGTATGACCCCCTGGGCCGCATGACGCGCACCACCGACCCGCTGGGTTACCAGACGAACTTCAAGTATGACAAAGGTGGCAATCGCACGGAAGTGAAGGACGCCAACAACCGGCTGACACAATTTGTCTATGACGCACAAAACCGGGTGTTGAGCGAGACCTCCGTGTCACATCCGCTCGAAGGGCAAGGAGGGAATCAGACCACGTCCTTTGGTTATGATGAGGTCAACAAGACCTCCCGCACCGATGCGATGGGACGCCAGACGACCTATGCGTATGACATGCGCAATCGCCTGAGCACGGTCACGTACGTGGGTGGAGCGCAAGGCACGCGCACCTATGCGTACGACGCGGTGGGACAGTTGCTGAGCGTGACTGAAGGCGCGCAGCCTGCGGGTAATGTGAGCTATACCTATGACGACCTCGGCCGCGTGAGCACTGAGGTGTCCCGTGGGTTCACCCATGCATATTCCTATGACCTTGCGGGCAATCGCATCGCCACGGCGTATGGCACAGGCAGGAGTGAGGCACGCACCTTTGATGCGCTCAATCGGCCGGTGGGCATCACCGAGGGCGGGCGGACCACGAGTTATTGCTACGACCTGGCGGGACGCGCCGTGGGCCAGTTGAGTGGCAATGGGCAGTGGGCCACCAGCCACTATGATGCCCAGGGCAGATTGGTGAGACGGACGCTGCGTGAGGGCACTGGCGGAGGTTC
- the dnaK gene encoding molecular chaperone DnaK: protein MSKILGIDLGTTNSCMAVLEGSEPQVLENSEGARTTPSVVAFTKSGERLVGQAAKRQAVTNPRNTVFSVKRLMGRKFSELTEADKRVPYKIVPASNGDAHVEVEVGGERKTYSPQEVSAMILAKLKADAEARLGETITEAVITVPAYFNDSQRNATKAAGEIAGLTVKRIINEPTAASLAYGLESKKDEKIAVYDLGGGTFDISVLEIGDGVFEVLATDGDTHLGGDDWDNKLINWIITEFKSESGIDLSGQPDALQRIKEEAEKAKIALSSSQSYDISLPFITADQTGPKHITKTLTRAKLEQLTDDLFERTVKPVRDCLAAAKLDASKIDELVLVGGMTRMPRVIETARKLAGKEPHKGVNPDEVVAVGASIQGGVLGGHAAMKDIVLLDVTPLTLAIETEGGIATPMIARNTTVPKKATQTFSTAADNQPGVEVVVVQGERPMARAEGNKVLGTFKLDGIPPMPRGMAQIEVSFDIDRNGILHVTAKEKTTGKESKISIAGSSGLTPEEIERAKREAEVHAEEDKKRKEGVETKNKAESLVYQVEKSLKDLGDKVPADQKQPLQDKVDGLKKAIADDDTTAMASRMDELEKLFAAAYQAMAAAGGAPDMGGEAGPEAAATGGSASSSSDAGSGASKDKGNVVDADFEVVDKNDNKS, encoded by the coding sequence ATGAGCAAAATTCTCGGCATTGACCTTGGTACCACCAACTCCTGTATGGCTGTCCTCGAAGGCAGCGAGCCTCAGGTGCTGGAGAATTCGGAAGGAGCGCGCACGACGCCGTCCGTGGTGGCCTTCACCAAGAGCGGTGAACGCCTCGTGGGCCAGGCAGCCAAGCGCCAGGCGGTGACCAACCCGCGCAATACTGTTTTCTCCGTGAAGCGTTTGATGGGCCGCAAGTTCTCCGAACTGACGGAGGCGGACAAGCGCGTGCCCTACAAGATCGTTCCTGCCTCCAACGGCGACGCCCACGTGGAAGTGGAAGTCGGCGGCGAAAGGAAAACCTACAGTCCGCAGGAAGTCTCCGCGATGATCCTGGCCAAGCTGAAGGCGGATGCGGAAGCCCGTCTCGGTGAAACCATCACGGAAGCGGTCATCACCGTTCCTGCCTACTTCAACGACTCGCAGCGCAATGCGACGAAGGCCGCCGGCGAAATCGCGGGCCTGACCGTGAAGCGCATCATCAACGAGCCCACCGCAGCCTCCCTGGCTTACGGCCTTGAGTCCAAGAAGGACGAAAAGATTGCCGTGTATGACCTTGGTGGTGGTACGTTCGACATTTCCGTACTGGAAATCGGCGACGGCGTCTTCGAAGTGCTCGCCACGGATGGCGACACCCACCTCGGCGGTGACGACTGGGACAACAAGTTGATCAATTGGATCATCACCGAATTCAAGAGCGAGAGCGGCATTGACCTCAGCGGTCAGCCTGACGCACTCCAGCGCATCAAGGAAGAGGCGGAAAAGGCGAAGATCGCCCTGAGCTCCAGCCAGAGCTACGACATCAGCCTGCCCTTCATCACGGCCGACCAGACCGGTCCGAAGCACATCACCAAGACGTTGACCCGCGCGAAGCTGGAGCAGCTGACGGATGACCTCTTCGAGCGCACCGTGAAGCCGGTGCGTGACTGCCTTGCCGCAGCCAAGCTCGACGCCTCCAAGATTGATGAACTCGTCCTCGTGGGCGGCATGACCCGCATGCCCCGCGTGATCGAAACCGCGCGCAAACTGGCTGGCAAGGAACCGCACAAGGGCGTGAACCCGGACGAAGTCGTCGCGGTGGGTGCCTCCATCCAGGGCGGTGTGCTTGGCGGCCACGCAGCGATGAAGGACATCGTTCTTCTCGACGTGACACCGCTCACGCTGGCGATTGAAACGGAAGGCGGCATCGCCACTCCGATGATTGCCCGCAATACCACGGTGCCGAAGAAGGCGACGCAGACCTTCTCCACAGCGGCGGACAACCAGCCCGGCGTGGAAGTCGTGGTCGTGCAGGGCGAGCGCCCCATGGCCCGTGCTGAGGGCAACAAGGTGCTCGGCACCTTCAAACTCGATGGCATCCCACCCATGCCCCGTGGCATGGCACAGATTGAAGTCTCCTTCGACATCGACCGCAACGGCATTCTGCACGTCACCGCCAAGGAAAAGACCACGGGCAAGGAGAGCAAGATCTCCATCGCCGGAAGCAGCGGTCTGACCCCTGAGGAAATCGAGCGCGCCAAGCGCGAAGCCGAGGTGCACGCCGAGGAAGACAAGAAGCGCAAGGAAGGCGTCGAAACCAAGAACAAGGCGGAATCCCTCGTCTATCAGGTGGAGAAGTCCCTCAAGGACCTGGGCGACAAGGTGCCCGCCGACCAGAAGCAGCCCCTGCAGGACAAGGTGGACGGCCTGAAGAAGGCCATCGCCGACGACGACACGACTGCCATGGCGTCCCGTATGGACGAGCTGGAGAAGCTCTTCGCTGCGGCCTACCAGGCCATGGCGGCCGCCGGTGGCGCTCCTGACATGGGTGGCGAGGCCGGACCGGAAGCCGCCGCCACAGGCGGCAGCGCAAGCTCCTCAAGCGACGCAGGCAGCGGTGCCAGCAAGGACAAGGGCAACGTGGTCGACGCCGACTTCGAAGTGGTGGACAAGAACGACAACAAGTCCTAA
- a CDS encoding co-chaperone GroES yields MATKITPLGRRILVKRVSSEEKTAGGIFLPDTAKEKPQEAEVLALGTGKDDEGKDVKDLFTVKVGDKVLISKYGGTEVKVDGEDVLIINESDVLGIVG; encoded by the coding sequence ATGGCTACGAAAATTACACCCCTGGGTCGCCGCATTCTTGTGAAGCGTGTGAGCTCCGAGGAAAAGACCGCCGGCGGCATTTTCCTTCCTGACACCGCAAAGGAAAAGCCCCAGGAGGCTGAAGTCCTCGCACTCGGCACCGGCAAGGACGATGAAGGCAAGGACGTGAAGGACCTCTTCACCGTGAAGGTGGGCGACAAGGTGCTCATCAGCAAGTACGGCGGCACCGAAGTGAAGGTGGACGGCGAAGACGTGCTCATCATCAACGAAAGCGACGTGCTCGGCATCGTTGGCTAA
- the groL gene encoding chaperonin GroEL (60 kDa chaperone family; promotes refolding of misfolded polypeptides especially under stressful conditions; forms two stacked rings of heptamers to form a barrel-shaped 14mer; ends can be capped by GroES; misfolded proteins enter the barrel where they are refolded when GroES binds) codes for MAKQLNFDESARQALLRGVQKIAKAVKATLGPSGRNVILEKKFGSPTITKDGVTVAKEVELSDPYENMGAQLVKEVSSKTSDVAGDGTTTATVLAEAIYSEGLRNVTAGANPTSLQRGILKATEAVVAKLKEISVPVTKATEIAQVATVSANWDTEIGKIIADAMDKVGKDGTITVEEAKSIETTLEVVEGMQFDKGYLSPYFVTNAESMEAIIENGYILIHEKKIGSLKDMLPLLEKVARSGKPLLIIAEDVEGEALATLVVNRLRGTLNICAVKAPGFGDRRKAMLEDIAVLTGGRCITEDLGIKLENIELSDLGRAKRITVDKENTTIVEGEGTSEAIAGRVAQIRRQIDETTSDYDREKLQERLAKLAGGVAVINVGAATETEMKEKKARVEDALHATRAAVEEGIVPGGGVALIRAQVAIDGIKLVGDEATGADIVRRAIEAPLRQLAANAGVEGALVVSEVKKQKGNGGYNVATGEYVDLIKAGVVDPTKVTRSALQNAASISGLLLTTECLIADIPKEEKAEAPHSHADMM; via the coding sequence ATGGCAAAGCAACTCAACTTCGACGAAAGCGCCCGCCAGGCCCTCCTGCGCGGCGTGCAGAAGATCGCCAAGGCGGTCAAGGCCACCCTCGGACCTTCGGGCCGCAACGTGATCCTGGAGAAGAAATTCGGCTCCCCCACCATCACCAAGGACGGCGTGACTGTCGCCAAGGAAGTGGAACTGTCCGACCCCTATGAAAACATGGGCGCCCAGCTCGTGAAGGAAGTCTCCAGCAAGACCAGCGACGTGGCCGGTGACGGCACCACGACCGCCACGGTGCTCGCCGAGGCCATCTATTCCGAAGGCCTGCGCAACGTAACCGCCGGTGCGAACCCGACCTCCCTGCAGCGCGGCATCCTGAAGGCCACTGAGGCCGTCGTCGCCAAGCTCAAGGAAATCAGCGTGCCCGTGACCAAGGCGACCGAAATCGCCCAGGTCGCCACCGTCTCCGCCAACTGGGACACGGAAATCGGCAAGATCATTGCTGATGCCATGGACAAGGTGGGCAAGGACGGCACCATCACTGTGGAAGAGGCCAAGAGCATCGAAACGACCCTCGAAGTCGTGGAAGGCATGCAGTTCGACAAGGGCTACCTGTCCCCCTACTTCGTGACGAACGCGGAGAGCATGGAAGCCATCATCGAGAACGGCTACATCCTCATTCACGAGAAGAAGATTGGCAGCCTCAAGGACATGCTGCCCCTTCTTGAGAAGGTCGCTCGCTCCGGCAAGCCCCTCCTCATCATCGCGGAAGACGTGGAAGGTGAAGCGCTCGCCACCCTCGTGGTGAACCGCCTGCGTGGCACCCTCAACATCTGCGCTGTGAAGGCTCCTGGCTTCGGCGACCGCCGCAAGGCCATGCTCGAAGACATCGCCGTCCTCACCGGCGGCCGCTGCATCACCGAAGACCTCGGCATCAAGCTTGAGAACATCGAGCTTTCCGACCTCGGCCGTGCGAAGCGCATCACCGTGGACAAGGAAAACACCACCATCGTCGAAGGTGAAGGCACCAGCGAAGCGATCGCCGGCCGCGTGGCCCAGATCCGCCGCCAGATCGACGAAACCACCAGCGACTATGACCGCGAGAAGCTCCAGGAGCGCCTTGCCAAGCTCGCCGGCGGTGTGGCCGTCATCAACGTCGGTGCTGCCACCGAAACCGAGATGAAGGAAAAGAAGGCCCGCGTGGAAGACGCCCTGCACGCCACCCGTGCAGCCGTTGAGGAAGGCATCGTCCCTGGCGGCGGTGTGGCCCTCATCCGTGCTCAGGTTGCCATCGACGGCATCAAGCTCGTTGGCGACGAAGCTACCGGCGCCGACATCGTACGTCGCGCGATCGAAGCTCCTCTCCGTCAGCTCGCTGCCAACGCGGGCGTGGAAGGCGCACTCGTCGTCTCCGAAGTGAAGAAGCAGAAGGGCAACGGCGGCTACAACGTGGCCACCGGCGAATACGTCGACCTCATCAAGGCCGGCGTCGTCGACCCGACGAAGGTGACCCGCAGCGCTCTCCAGAACGCCGCCTCCATCAGCGGTCTCCTGCTGACCACCGAGTGCCTCATCGCCGACATCCCCAAGGAAGAAAAGGCCGAGGCTCCTCACAGCCACGCTGACATGATGTAA